The DNA window TCCATTCTTCGTTATCAATCGTAAATATGCTGTATCTGGGGCGCAAGCAAGTGAAACATTCCTCGATGCTTTGCAGAAAGCTTGGGATGAAGAACATCCATTTACCGTACTTGGAGATCCGGATGTTGATTTATGTACGGATGGTAGTTGTATCGTTCCTGGGCAAGATAAGTCTTCATCTTGATGTGATCTTATTGGATTTAATGTCTAAAGAAAACGGCGATTCTGTCGTTTTCTTTTTTTTTGAAGCGTAAAATAGCAACTAAAATATGTAAATATATTGGGTGAAATCCCCAGAGATTCAATCATTCTGTGACTACTTCACCCCAAATGGACAATTTATGCGTAATTTTAGTGAACATTTCTTGTAACTATAGATTCCGCTCTTATATGCTATAAAGGATAATCAATAGTTCAACTATTCTAGCTAATAAGACTTGCTTTTAAATTGATAACTATGGGGGAATTAAGATCATTAAAATAATGGCGGATTCAACTTGTGACTTAACTGACGAGATAATCGAGAAATATAACATTGGGATCGCGCCATTAACGATAAGGATAAAAGGTGAAGAGCTGAGAGATAAAGTGGATATTAGAGCAGACGAGTTCTACGAAATGCTTGGAAATCTTGAAGAACACCCTACGACATCCATGCCAAACCCAACAGAATATCTGAAAATAATTTATGAAGCAATAGAAAAGGGCTACACAGAAATTTTATGTATTTGTATGTCTAGTGGAACTAGTGGATCCTATCAATCTGCAAAAATAGCAACAGAGACCTTTTTTGATGAACACCCGGATTCATCTATTAAAATTCATGTCGTAGATTCGAGATCGATGAGCCAAGGTAGTGGTTGGTTAATTGTGAAATCGGCGATGTTGAGAGAAAAAGGGTTTAGTTTTGAGGAGTTAGTTCATTTTAATGAGACCTATAAAAGAAATGTGAAACATTTTCTCTGTGTAGATGATTTAAATCACTTAATTAGAAGTGGTCGACTGACTAATGCCAGTGCCTTAATCGGTAGAATTCTGAAAATCAAACCGATCATGTCGATGAGAAATGGCAAAGGTGCTATTGTAGCAAAAGAACGAGGATTAAATGGTGTATTAAACCATTACGTCAAAGAGTTCATCCAGAGGAATGATTGGGAAGTTACTGATATCATAATCATAGGCTATACTTCGGAGAGAATGATTGCTGAAAAATTATTGAACAAGCTTAGAGAAGAAACAGCATATCGTGGTGAAGTATTTATCATGCAAATGGGCGTAGCCGTAGGAACCCACGTTGGGTTAGGTGCCGTTTCTATGTTCTTTATTGAGGAGGGGCATAAAAGAGATGGTCTATTGATCAATGAAATTCACGCGATAACCGAAAAGAAAAACGAATTCATGAAAAGGGCGAAGCAAACAATAAATCATTAATTAAAAACAAGATCCCCTTCGTGTAGAGGGGAGATCTTGTTTTTTTGTGGTTGGAGCTTATTGTTGATCCGCTTTCTCATCTTCTACTTCTGCACGAAAACCTTCAATGGCGTTGAGGCGCTTAGTGTTCTTTTTTTCGATTTGTTTGATCTCTTCACCAGTGATTTCATCGGCATGCTCATCTAAATAATCTTGCCCTTCGCGATAATTCTCAATCGTCTTCTGAATACTTGTATTTAGCTTCTGTACATTATCGGACCGATCGTCGGGTTTTGCCATGGAAATACCTCCTGAAAAGTGTGATGTAATTTCAATGAACTTGCTTATTTTCCCTCGATGGCGGTTGTTTTATTCTCTGAATTGTTTGATCCTGCTGCCTAAATTCAATTTATCGGGAAAAGCTCCAGCTAATTCGTTGAAAAGTCACAACATTTCTGTATGAACTGGAATAACTCCTGTTAATTCAAGTGGTTCTTGAACATGATAGTAAAAAACGCAAAATTAACTGGAGGAATTCCAGTTAAGTAGTTATTTCCAAAAATGCAATTCTAAATACATGGAGAAATTCCAGTTATTCATATTCCAATCGTGCTATTTTTAAATATAAAATAATCGTTTTCCGTAACGGTAATAACAGTTTTTCGTAGTGCGTACGCTTCTCGGACAATGACTATGGAAATTTCTAAATTTTTTCTCCTTGACTTTGGCCACAAATATTATGTAGTATGATAACATTAATTTAATACATGGCATTGATCAAAGACATGATTTCCTTCGCGAACTGCCCAGAGAGAGAAGTATAGCTGAAAGCTTCTCCTGTTATCGGTTGTGAAATTACCCCTTTGTAGCTGTGACGTTGAACCCGCCTAAATGATATCACTGGCTGGCAGTAAGCGACACCGCCTGATCCTCGATACCGGATTCTAATAAGGACCATGCAACTATATTCTTTGGTGAACCGCCAAAGTTGCAGGTCGAATTAGGGTGGAACCACGAGCTGAACGCACTCGTCCCTTTCTGGACGAGATGCGTTTTTTTGCGTTCAAGTTTAACAAAATGGAGAAATGGAGGCTAAAATCATGGAGATCAAGGTAACATTGCCAGACGGAACAATCAGAGAGGTACTTCAAGGAACGACCATTAAAGACATTGCGGGTGCTATTAGCACGACCCTTCAGAAAAATGCAGTTGCCGGAAAACTAGATGGCAAATCCGTTGACCTAAATCAACCGATCGAACATGATTGCCATCTCGAAATTGTTACGCTTGAAAGTAAAGAAGGCTTGGAGATTTACAGACACAGCACAGCACATATCATGGCACAAGCCATCAAACGAATATATGGACAGAAAGCAGTTAAGCTCGGAATAGGACCGGTCATCGAAGATGGCTTCTACTATGACATCGACATCGATAATCCGTTATCCACAGAGGATCTGGGCACGATCGAAAAGGAAATGGAGAAAGTGATTCAAGAGAATATTCCATTTCTTCGCCGGGTCGTCAGTCGCCCTGAGGCGATGAAGTTATTCGAGGAATTGGAAGAACCTCTAAAGCTGGAACTCATTTCTGGGCTGCCGGAGGACGCTGAAATTTCAATCTATGATCAAGGTGAATTTTTCGACCTATGTCGTGGACCACATCTTCCTTCAACAGGTCGAGTTAAGGCTTTCAAGCTGCTGAACGTGGCGGGCGCTTACTGGCGCGGGGATTCCAATAACAAGATGTTGCAACGGATCTATGGGACTTCATTTCCAAAAAAAGCCCAACTTGATGAGCATCTACACTTTCTTGAGGAAGCAAAGAAACGTGACCATCGCAAGCTAGGCAAACAACTGGAATTGTTTATGTTCTCTGAAGAAGCACCGGGAATGCCTTTCTATCTTCCGAACGGAATGACGATTCGTACGGAGCTAGAGAACTTCGCCCGTGAATTGCAGAGACAGCGCGGTTACGATGAAGTGCGTACACCACTTATGATGAATAATCGTATTTGGGAAGAATCCGGGCATTGGGACCATTACAAGGATAACATGTACTTTACGAATGTTGACGATACAAAGTTTGCGCTAAAACCAATGAACTGCCCCGGTCACATGCTTATCTTCAAGAATAACTTACGCTCGTATCGCGAGCTTCCACTCCGGATTTCGGAATTTGGGCAGGTTCATCGTCACGAATTCTCCGGGGCACTTAACGGGATGATGCGGGTTCGCACATTCTGTCAGGATGACGCACACATTTTTGTTTCGCCAGAACAAATTGAGGATGAAATCAGTCAGATTATTGATTTAATTGATCACATTTATCAAGTGTTTGGCTTTGAATACAAAGTTGAATTATCCACTCGACCAGAGGATTACATGGGTTCAGAAGAGCTATGGGATCAGGCGGAACAATCATTAAAAAATGTCTTAGAACATCGCGGTACCCGGTATCGTATCAACGAAGGTGACGGTGCGTTTTACGGACCGAAGATCGATTTTCACATTTTAGATGCGCTGAAGCGGAGTTGGCAGTGCGGAACAATTCAATTGGATTTCCAGATGCCTGGGAAGTTTGGCCTCACTTACATTGGTGAAGATAACCAGAAACATTGTCCGGTTGTTATCCATCGTGCGGTATACGGATCAATTGATCGGTTTATCGGGATGCTGACGGAGCATTATGCTGGAGCTTTTCCGATATGGCTTGCGCCTGTTCAGGCAAAGTTACTGCCCGTTTCAGAGAACTATGTAGATTATGCGTTTCAAGTGAAGAAGTCATTAGAAGAAGTCGGCATTCGTGTCAGTGTTGATGTGCGAAATGAGAAGCTTGGTTACAAAATGCGTGAAGCCCAGTTAGAAAAAGTTCCGTACACACTTGTACTAGGGGAGAATGAGAAAAACTCCAGTAGTGTGTCCGTAAGACAACGGGGTGGAGCTGATCTGGGGATAATAAGTATCCAAGATATTGTGGAGCAAATCATTACTGAAATTCATGCTAGACAATAAAAATCGATTTTAGCTAGAACCATGCGAGTGAATATCATATCCGCAGGGAAAAGATAAGAACAGATCTCAATATGAAGTGCACCCCTAAAGTAGACATTGGAGATACCCAGTTGGGAAACCGATGTACTTTAGGGGTGTTTTTTGTTAAACGAGATCAAATGTTATACAGGACTTATTAAGCTTACGGGCAGAATAGTTGAATAAAAAGAACAGAATTCCGAAGCACCTGCTCTGCACTTCAATGTATTATTCAACTATCGTGATCGTTTCTTGTATAATTCGATTCTGAATCTGACACGGAAAAAGCGTCGGCTCACGATGTTATCATGAAACCGGCGCTTTTTCGATCGACTCCACATATAAGTTCAAATGGAGTTTCTGTTAGGAAGCCCCGTTAATTGATGATATGGAGCTGCTTTAACAATCGTTTTAAATGGATCAACCGCTGCGCCCCTGCGCCTACTTAGCCCTATTGGGCACCGCGGGACTCCAGCTGGTTGCTATTCAGGAAGCATGTGTCAATTGCGACGAGCCGTTCGCTCTATGCCATCAGCGATTACTTCGTACAGTTGGTGCGGTAAGTCGTGTCCCATGCCGTCAACCAACATTAGCTCGGCACCCGGGATGGCATAAGCCGTATCCTCGCCACACGCCGGGACGAACAGGGGATCGTCTACCCCATGAATGACAAGTGCTGGTATTTTTATGGTCGCCAGCCGCGGGCGACGGTCACCAGAGACAGCTATCGCAGCAATTTGTCGTCCGACACTGCCTGGATCGTAAGCTCGCTGGACTTCCTCCAGAATGAGAGCCCGATAAGCGTCCTCTTCAAACGGATAGCCTGTGCCAGAGATGCGTTTGGCAAAAGAGAGGCTGTGTGCCAAAAATCCTGCTTCATCCTCAAATGGGTTCGGCGCCGGTTTAGTCATCATCGCCATGACATCCGGGGAAGTTTGCGGAAGTGCGGGATTACCGGAACTGGACATAATGGAGGTGAGTGATAAAACCCGTTCAGGGTACATACTGGCAGCAATCTGGGCGATCATTCCGCCCATCGACCTGCCAACGAAATGTGCCCGGTCAATTGAAAGGGCATCGAGCAGTCCGATAGCGTCGTTTGACATGTCATCGAGAGTGTAAGGGATGTCCGGTCGCTGTCCCGACATGAGAGCAGTCGCCAGTACCTCAACATCCAGCGTCTGATAATGGCTAAAGTGTGTTGAGCGACCTGCGTCGCGATTGTCAAAGCGAATCACGCGAAAGCCCCGCGCTGCTAGTATCCGACAAAACGGAACCGTCCATCGGATCATCTGGGTTCCAAGCCCGGCGATAAGGATGATAGCCTCGTCATTCTCGTTACCGAAACTGTCATAGGCCAAATCAACGCCGTTGACTTTCAGGATGTTCATAATTATGTTCTCCTCCAATTAATTCGCTATTGTAAGTTCTGCCATAGACAGAAGGCGTGAATCTTCGATCGCTGCGTCCGATGCCCGATACCGGCTAGGTATTCTTGATGACTTGAATAAACGTCTTCGGGTCCGATAAGAAACTCTCTGCTGATCCGCCAGAGCAGCGCGCATGTATTTCTTGCTGCTGCGTTCTCGTGATATTTTCTTTTTATTCCAATTCTTCACGCCTATACATGTTTTCTTTCATAAGTTCCCTTCAGAAAATGCATTTGTGGCTAATCTTTTGATATGGTTTCTGATATCAGGTGCCCAGTCATCGATGTAGTGGTAAAAACGCTCCAAATCACCAGCATACAGTGCCCGCAGAGCTTCTTCGTATTGATGGAAGTTTCCGGCCATAGCCGTCATAAAGTGATGTGTTGCTTCTTGTGACTCTCGTATCTTGCTCTGTTGTCCTCCAGCACGGCGAGCCTCACCAACGAGTTTTCGTAAAGTTACCGAGGCCCCTCCAGGTTGACTCTTGAGCCATTCCCAATCTCGTGGCAATAATGTAACCTCACCGGATACAACCCCCAGCTTGGGTCGACCGACCCGCCGTGTAGGCTGGTGATTCATTTCCGTACCGAGCAAGTCACCAAACTGTTCACCTAATCGTTTGAGCACATCATCTGTCTTCCCACGAAAATCAACATCTATCTGCGTACCCGTGGTATCGTCAAATATAAGTAGCTGTGTGAGGTCTCTGTCATCCAGAACATCCTTCACTGTAGAAATAACGTGCTGTAACGAACCACTGGCGACGACTCCCACACCCAAAAATGCCGTGCAGTAAATGCGTGTTTGATCATCTCTCACTCTGTACATCCTCCTTTGAATGACAATAATTTTACCCAGGTAAAAACAAAAAGTCAATATTACCCGGGTAAAATTTGTTTTGTCATTCGTTATGGAAGGAATAAGTGAAAAAGATGCGCCTAAGAGAAACCGCACT is part of the Paenibacillus segetis genome and encodes:
- a CDS encoding DUF2239 family protein, producing MRDDQTRIYCTAFLGVGVVASGSLQHVISTVKDVLDDRDLTQLLIFDDTTGTQIDVDFRGKTDDVLKRLGEQFGDLLGTEMNHQPTRRVGRPKLGVVSGEVTLLPRDWEWLKSQPGGASVTLRKLVGEARRAGGQQSKIRESQEATHHFMTAMAGNFHQYEEALRALYAGDLERFYHYIDDWAPDIRNHIKRLATNAFSEGNL
- a CDS encoding DegV family protein; the protein is MADSTCDLTDEIIEKYNIGIAPLTIRIKGEELRDKVDIRADEFYEMLGNLEEHPTTSMPNPTEYLKIIYEAIEKGYTEILCICMSSGTSGSYQSAKIATETFFDEHPDSSIKIHVVDSRSMSQGSGWLIVKSAMLREKGFSFEELVHFNETYKRNVKHFLCVDDLNHLIRSGRLTNASALIGRILKIKPIMSMRNGKGAIVAKERGLNGVLNHYVKEFIQRNDWEVTDIIIIGYTSERMIAEKLLNKLREETAYRGEVFIMQMGVAVGTHVGLGAVSMFFIEEGHKRDGLLINEIHAITEKKNEFMKRAKQTINH
- the tlp gene encoding small acid-soluble spore protein Tlp yields the protein MAKPDDRSDNVQKLNTSIQKTIENYREGQDYLDEHADEITGEEIKQIEKKNTKRLNAIEGFRAEVEDEKADQQ
- the thrS gene encoding threonine--tRNA ligase — translated: MEIKVTLPDGTIREVLQGTTIKDIAGAISTTLQKNAVAGKLDGKSVDLNQPIEHDCHLEIVTLESKEGLEIYRHSTAHIMAQAIKRIYGQKAVKLGIGPVIEDGFYYDIDIDNPLSTEDLGTIEKEMEKVIQENIPFLRRVVSRPEAMKLFEELEEPLKLELISGLPEDAEISIYDQGEFFDLCRGPHLPSTGRVKAFKLLNVAGAYWRGDSNNKMLQRIYGTSFPKKAQLDEHLHFLEEAKKRDHRKLGKQLELFMFSEEAPGMPFYLPNGMTIRTELENFARELQRQRGYDEVRTPLMMNNRIWEESGHWDHYKDNMYFTNVDDTKFALKPMNCPGHMLIFKNNLRSYRELPLRISEFGQVHRHEFSGALNGMMRVRTFCQDDAHIFVSPEQIEDEISQIIDLIDHIYQVFGFEYKVELSTRPEDYMGSEELWDQAEQSLKNVLEHRGTRYRINEGDGAFYGPKIDFHILDALKRSWQCGTIQLDFQMPGKFGLTYIGEDNQKHCPVVIHRAVYGSIDRFIGMLTEHYAGAFPIWLAPVQAKLLPVSENYVDYAFQVKKSLEEVGIRVSVDVRNEKLGYKMREAQLEKVPYTLVLGENEKNSSSVSVRQRGGADLGIISIQDIVEQIITEIHARQ
- a CDS encoding alpha/beta fold hydrolase → MNILKVNGVDLAYDSFGNENDEAIILIAGLGTQMIRWTVPFCRILAARGFRVIRFDNRDAGRSTHFSHYQTLDVEVLATALMSGQRPDIPYTLDDMSNDAIGLLDALSIDRAHFVGRSMGGMIAQIAASMYPERVLSLTSIMSSSGNPALPQTSPDVMAMMTKPAPNPFEDEAGFLAHSLSFAKRISGTGYPFEEDAYRALILEEVQRAYDPGSVGRQIAAIAVSGDRRPRLATIKIPALVIHGVDDPLFVPACGEDTAYAIPGAELMLVDGMGHDLPHQLYEVIADGIERTARRN